One part of the Tunicatimonas pelagia genome encodes these proteins:
- a CDS encoding FtsX-like permease family protein, with product MSKRNSYTKKMPPKLAIRFLRWYCRPELVDEVEGDLYELFQRRIETEGLQRARLRYWLNVLMFFHPDYIKKRKSYHTNHTAMLRHNFLIAFRNFQRHRSTFFINLVGLSSGLACALLIFMWVNDEIGVDKFHEKDAQLFQLLEQGKNSEGVWVGEYTSGLMAETLAEEVPEVEYAVATRLREKGVILSIDDRYVRAAALFASEDFFNTFSFDLMQGNRDQVLADKNSVVISERLAINLFNTTENIVGKTVNFQDDQPFQVAGVFADVPANSSLQFDFVLSFEKFKEIEPNTLDWNFNTTKVYTVLQETASVQEFRSKIAGFLKDKRNNSNSTLLARPFSDGYLYGNYENGKQIRGRIEYVRLFSIIAVFILLIACINFMNLATAKASRRLKEIGVKKAIGAKRKTLIFQYLSESLLMASASLLIAILLVLLFLPQFNEITGKQLSLNLDVALVGTIVGIVLSTGLIAGSYPAFYLSGLDSVTMMRGHTLGTLRNAAKGQWARRGLVIFQFALSVLLIVSVVVVYQQIDFVQTKNLGYEKDNVLYFDIEGRVGEQLETFLSELRSVPGVMNAASIGQSIVDGSNSFSIDDWPGKPEDVNFPSFEMRPVTYDLLETLGVEMATGRVFSSEFSSEGSKIIFNQAAINMMGLSDPIGEVIRIGQTELEIIGITKNFHFRSLHEEVSPLFFVLRPSWTHQVVAKIEAGREREAIDRLQEFYQAYNPRYSFSYQFLDEDYQALYAAEQRVSNLSKYFAGIAIIISCLGLFGLATFTAERRLKEIGIRKALGASNFRIVRLLSAEFTQMVLIAILIALPISYFIVQQWLNDFAFSIDLRWWYFAGAGLIALLTAWFTVGFQTIKAARVNPVQCLKNE from the coding sequence ATGAGTAAGCGGAATAGTTATACTAAGAAAATGCCCCCGAAGTTGGCTATCCGCTTTCTGCGCTGGTACTGCCGCCCTGAGTTAGTAGACGAGGTAGAAGGAGACTTATACGAACTTTTTCAGCGAAGGATAGAAACAGAGGGGCTGCAACGAGCGAGGCTACGCTACTGGCTCAATGTATTGATGTTTTTTCATCCTGACTATATCAAAAAAAGAAAGAGTTATCATACCAATCATACTGCTATGTTACGACACAATTTTTTAATTGCCTTTAGAAATTTTCAACGTCACCGAAGTACGTTCTTTATTAATCTGGTTGGCCTCTCATCCGGCTTGGCTTGTGCGCTACTTATCTTCATGTGGGTGAACGATGAAATTGGCGTCGATAAGTTTCATGAAAAAGATGCTCAGCTCTTTCAACTACTGGAGCAGGGCAAAAATTCAGAAGGAGTGTGGGTGGGAGAGTATACTTCAGGGTTGATGGCTGAGACTCTCGCCGAAGAAGTACCTGAGGTAGAATATGCTGTGGCTACTCGCCTTCGAGAGAAAGGGGTTATACTCTCAATAGATGATAGATACGTACGGGCTGCAGCTCTGTTCGCTAGTGAAGACTTCTTCAACACATTCTCTTTTGACTTGATGCAAGGCAATCGGGATCAGGTGCTGGCCGACAAAAATTCCGTCGTGATCTCGGAAAGACTGGCGATAAATTTATTCAATACGACCGAAAATATCGTTGGCAAAACCGTCAACTTTCAGGATGACCAGCCATTCCAGGTTGCTGGAGTGTTTGCTGATGTACCGGCTAATTCTTCTCTCCAATTTGACTTTGTTTTATCGTTTGAGAAATTCAAAGAAATTGAGCCTAATACACTAGACTGGAACTTCAACACCACGAAGGTGTATACGGTGCTGCAAGAAACAGCGAGCGTTCAAGAATTTAGGAGCAAAATTGCTGGCTTTTTAAAAGACAAGCGCAATAATTCTAACAGCACTTTATTGGCTCGTCCTTTTTCGGATGGTTATCTGTACGGTAACTATGAAAACGGAAAGCAAATTAGGGGGCGAATAGAATACGTACGTCTATTTTCCATCATCGCCGTTTTTATTCTCCTAATTGCCTGCATTAATTTCATGAATCTGGCCACGGCTAAAGCTTCGCGAAGATTGAAGGAGATTGGAGTAAAAAAAGCCATTGGTGCTAAGCGGAAAACACTCATATTTCAATACTTGAGCGAGTCACTATTGATGGCTTCAGCATCTCTACTGATTGCTATACTGCTGGTCTTACTATTTCTTCCCCAATTTAATGAGATTACCGGAAAGCAACTTAGTCTTAACTTAGACGTTGCCCTAGTCGGAACAATCGTTGGCATCGTCCTATCTACGGGGCTGATAGCTGGTAGTTACCCCGCCTTTTACTTATCAGGACTCGATTCGGTGACCATGATGCGGGGACACACGTTAGGGACACTTCGCAACGCCGCAAAAGGGCAGTGGGCCAGAAGAGGCCTAGTTATATTTCAGTTTGCCTTATCTGTGCTGCTCATTGTATCAGTAGTGGTTGTGTACCAACAGATAGATTTTGTGCAAACAAAAAATCTGGGATACGAAAAAGATAACGTTCTCTACTTTGATATAGAAGGAAGAGTAGGCGAACAATTGGAAACATTTCTTTCCGAACTAAGAAGTGTACCTGGCGTGATGAATGCCGCCAGTATTGGACAGAGTATTGTCGATGGCAGTAATAGTTTTTCCATTGACGACTGGCCCGGGAAACCAGAAGATGTCAATTTCCCAAGCTTCGAGATGCGTCCGGTTACCTATGACTTACTGGAAACATTAGGTGTCGAGATGGCTACCGGACGAGTTTTTTCCTCAGAATTCAGTTCGGAAGGTTCAAAAATCATCTTTAATCAAGCGGCTATTAATATGATGGGGTTGAGTGATCCTATCGGAGAAGTTATTAGAATTGGGCAAACCGAACTAGAGATCATTGGGATCACCAAGAATTTTCATTTTAGATCATTACACGAAGAGGTTAGCCCATTATTTTTTGTTTTGCGGCCATCGTGGACCCATCAAGTAGTAGCTAAGATTGAGGCCGGAAGGGAACGTGAAGCTATTGATCGCCTTCAAGAATTTTATCAGGCTTACAATCCTAGATACTCGTTTAGTTACCAGTTTTTGGATGAGGATTACCAAGCACTCTATGCTGCCGAGCAGCGCGTCTCTAACTTATCCAAGTACTTTGCCGGTATTGCCATTATTATTTCATGTTTAGGCTTGTTTGGTTTAGCCACTTTTACAGCCGAAAGGAGACTGAAAGAAATTGGAATTCGCAAAGCACTAGGAGCTAGTAATTTTCGTATTGTTCGCCTCTTATCTGCTGAATTTACCCAGATGGTTCTAATTGCCATTCTCATTGCTTTACCCATCAGTTATTTCATCGTTCAGCAATGGCTCAATGATTTTGCCTTTAGCATTGATTTACGGTGGTGGTACTTCGCTGGTGCCGGATTAATTGCGTTACTCACTGCTTGGTTTACGGTAGGATTTCAGACTATTAAAGCCGCGAGAGTAAATCCAGTACAGTGTCTTAAGAATGAGTAA
- a CDS encoding ABC transporter permease, whose amino-acid sequence MSHSDITPENDALPPKRATRFLRWYCRPELLDEVEGDLYELFRRRVKSKGMWKAQVLYWLNVLMFLHPDYIRKRKQYPTNHIAMLRNYLKVALRGFVKRKGSALLNTTGLAIGLASAILIFLYTQDELSYDTIHPAPDLTFGIGEEFTNEQGEKAIYGAVPSGWSQLLKEQIPEVTDVFRYLSLGFPYSMRNPEEDKTLLTQDGEVFLVEQSYPQVMYFPLLQGDQDQVFSQPNSVVLSETAAQRLFGDTDVVGYDLEMKHIFITDQYVTLTVTGVMKDYPSNVLMQPDYLIPIEIMNIAQETFGIPMSEFLSGMDKYYVPTYIRLAEGVDVNQVQAGLDRIVREHLADQAHQHAPFLRNITDFHFDSETDWSWWDATADIDYVIIFSSIGLLILLIASINYMNLATAKSMMRSKEVGVRKSLGSSRRALMVQFLQESLLVTLVALLLALVLVAFALPTFNNLADKQFTVASLGQINILIGLVLIWLSMAFVAGSYPAIFLSGFKPVAVLKGKLTLSKGPTYFRRALVISQFAVSVLLIVSTGVVLQQMNMLQSTKLYEQADRIVSVRFGGGIAPIERFEALRNEILADPGITDVTLAGHLPQRQGFMGLDAFFTVPELSGEQVYRWDRLNGDYDFPEVFDLELVAGRSFDRQNVADSNNYMLNEAAARSLNKTPEELIGLTLSDTATNQTGQIVGVVKDFPYESIHTAIKPVAILGKPHPSNQILYVKLPADDLPEKLANLEAAWKEVLPGVGFDYWFLSDEFGRMYYAELKMANLVRLFSVLAVFIACLGLYGLASYTAEQKTKEIGIRKVLGATVPQILVMLVNNFLKMILIACLIALPLGYFLMQDWLQNFVYRIDMGWMIFALSVAIIVGLTLLTVAYESIKASTVDPAKSLKYE is encoded by the coding sequence ATGAGCCATTCCGACATTACCCCAGAAAACGACGCATTACCTCCCAAGAGAGCCACCCGCTTCTTGCGTTGGTACTGCCGACCGGAGCTACTGGATGAAGTGGAAGGCGACTTGTACGAATTATTTCGGCGAAGAGTGAAATCAAAAGGAATGTGGAAAGCGCAAGTGCTCTACTGGCTCAATGTACTGATGTTTCTGCATCCTGATTATATCCGAAAACGAAAACAGTATCCTACTAATCATATTGCTATGCTCAGAAATTATCTTAAAGTCGCCCTGCGAGGATTTGTCAAACGGAAAGGTTCCGCTCTACTTAACACCACTGGATTAGCTATCGGATTGGCTTCAGCCATTCTGATTTTCCTGTACACGCAGGACGAGTTAAGTTACGATACGATCCACCCGGCCCCAGACCTAACCTTCGGTATTGGAGAGGAATTTACTAATGAGCAGGGGGAGAAAGCAATCTACGGTGCCGTACCCTCCGGCTGGTCGCAACTGCTAAAAGAGCAGATACCCGAAGTAACCGATGTGTTTCGTTACCTTTCTCTGGGATTTCCCTACAGTATGAGAAATCCAGAGGAAGACAAAACGTTGCTGACGCAGGATGGCGAAGTGTTTTTGGTAGAGCAATCGTATCCTCAAGTCATGTACTTTCCGCTGCTGCAAGGCGACCAGGACCAGGTTTTCTCCCAACCTAATAGTGTGGTACTGTCCGAGACAGCCGCCCAACGCCTATTTGGCGATACTGACGTGGTAGGGTATGATCTGGAGATGAAGCATATTTTCATTACCGACCAATACGTAACACTCACCGTCACCGGGGTAATGAAAGACTACCCTAGTAACGTACTGATGCAGCCTGACTACCTGATTCCTATCGAGATCATGAATATTGCTCAGGAAACCTTCGGAATACCCATGAGCGAGTTCTTATCGGGAATGGATAAGTACTACGTACCCACCTACATTCGTCTGGCCGAAGGAGTCGATGTCAACCAGGTACAGGCCGGGCTAGACCGGATTGTTCGCGAACATCTGGCTGATCAGGCCCATCAACACGCCCCTTTTCTACGAAACATCACCGACTTTCACTTTGACAGCGAAACCGACTGGTCGTGGTGGGACGCTACGGCCGACATTGACTACGTGATTATTTTTAGCTCTATTGGACTGCTTATTCTGCTGATTGCCAGCATCAATTATATGAACTTAGCCACAGCTAAGTCAATGATGCGCTCCAAGGAAGTAGGCGTACGTAAGTCGCTGGGCAGCAGTCGGCGCGCACTGATGGTGCAGTTTCTACAAGAATCTTTGCTTGTTACTCTGGTAGCACTGCTGCTTGCCTTGGTGCTGGTTGCCTTTGCTCTACCAACCTTTAACAATCTAGCTGACAAGCAGTTCACAGTGGCTTCGCTGGGGCAGATTAACATTCTGATCGGGTTGGTGCTTATCTGGTTGAGCATGGCCTTTGTGGCAGGTAGCTATCCGGCTATCTTTCTATCGGGGTTTAAACCAGTGGCGGTGCTGAAGGGCAAACTCACGCTCAGCAAAGGACCAACCTACTTCCGCCGTGCCTTAGTAATTTCTCAGTTTGCTGTTTCGGTATTGTTAATTGTAAGCACCGGGGTTGTACTTCAGCAGATGAATATGCTGCAAAGCACCAAGTTGTACGAGCAAGCCGACCGGATTGTATCAGTGCGTTTCGGCGGAGGCATTGCTCCAATAGAACGGTTTGAGGCACTCCGAAATGAGATACTCGCTGATCCTGGTATCACGGACGTAACGCTAGCGGGTCACTTGCCCCAGCGACAAGGTTTTATGGGACTGGATGCTTTTTTTACAGTTCCCGAACTAAGCGGCGAACAGGTATATCGATGGGACCGACTGAATGGTGATTATGATTTTCCTGAAGTGTTCGATCTGGAACTGGTAGCCGGACGAAGCTTTGATCGCCAAAACGTGGCTGATTCTAACAATTACATGCTTAACGAAGCGGCAGCACGCAGTCTCAACAAGACTCCTGAGGAGTTGATTGGTCTTACGCTATCGGATACGGCGACCAACCAAACCGGTCAGATTGTCGGAGTGGTAAAAGATTTTCCCTACGAGTCGATTCATACTGCTATTAAGCCGGTAGCTATTCTGGGAAAACCGCACCCCAGCAATCAGATTCTGTACGTGAAGCTGCCTGCCGATGATCTACCGGAAAAGTTAGCCAACCTAGAGGCTGCCTGGAAAGAAGTGCTTCCCGGAGTAGGCTTTGACTACTGGTTTCTGAGTGATGAATTTGGTCGGATGTATTACGCCGAACTTAAGATGGCCAACCTCGTCCGGCTCTTTTCGGTACTAGCGGTATTCATTGCTTGCTTAGGACTGTATGGGTTGGCCTCGTACACTGCTGAACAGAAGACCAAGGAGATCGGCATTCGGAAGGTGCTAGGAGCCACTGTGCCGCAAATCCTGGTTATGCTGGTGAACAACTTCCTAAAAATGATTCTGATCGCCTGCCTGATTGCTTTACCACTAGGGTACTTTCTGATGCAGGACTGGCTTCAGAACTTTGTCTATCGGATCGATATGGGTTGGATGATCTTCGCGCTTTCGGTCGCCATCATCGTAGGACTCACCCTGCTCACCGTAGCTTACGAAAGCATCAAGGCATCTACGGTTGATCCGGCTAAATCATTAAAGTACGAGTAG
- a CDS encoding PadR family transcriptional regulator gives MSQRNHLGEFEEIVLLTVGILYDDAYGLAITDEIEQRTSRKVTLSSVHKTLMRLEQKGYLHSQMGGASEERGGRKKRLFTITNSGKEALREARQMRNALWQAIPHIVWEGGNI, from the coding sequence ATGAGTCAACGCAACCATTTAGGTGAATTTGAAGAAATCGTTTTGCTAACCGTAGGTATCCTCTACGACGATGCTTACGGCTTAGCTATTACTGATGAAATTGAGCAGCGTACCAGCCGTAAAGTTACACTAAGCTCGGTGCATAAAACGCTGATGCGCTTGGAGCAAAAGGGCTACCTGCATTCACAGATGGGGGGAGCTAGCGAAGAGCGGGGCGGACGAAAGAAACGGCTGTTTACCATTACCAATTCGGGAAAAGAGGCCTTACGAGAAGCCCGACAGATGCGTAATGCTCTATGGCAAGCAATTCCTCACATTGTGTGGGAGGGAGGCAATATTTAA
- a CDS encoding ABC transporter permease → MSKDSKDSKSPPRLATRFLRWYCRSELLDEIEGDLYELFQRRVEAKGLRRAQLRYWLNVLMFFHPDYIRKRKQYNSINHTAMFRSYLKVTARNAVKHKFYATINVLGLAIGMTCCLLIFLYVNHELSYDNFHSKADRTYRVVVDIKTPTEIIYEKGTSSPMAAYMKTDFPEVENMVRIDDAAFLLQTDDKTFEEDEAMLVDSTFFDVFSFTLLQGNPKTALKEPFSIVLTEKGAQKYFGNEDPLGQQLLIEQEYNCTVTGVMRDIPKNSSFDAQVFLSLSSELEELNPTRSEQWGNFGYTSYVQLSEGADPKVLESKLPNFLSKYISEDNLNNGMNYTLFLEPLSKVYFSDRGGFIIGSLTNVRIFSAIAVFILLIACINFMNLATSRATERAKEVGIRKVAGAVRRQLTTQFLLESVLLSLTAFAIALLLGEVLLPTFNQLAGKTVADSVFQETYYLPIFTVFTLMIGLLAGIYPALVLSGFGSATILKGRFSSSQRGIVLRKVLVVAQFAISIVLIAGTMVVYAQLDFMKSQSLGFKKDQMLVIDFRGDPAVQKNIEAIKQQLSGHPSVQSLSTSSSVPGRANNHAFTEIENPDGDMQATNVNQFYVDHNFLSHYEIELTAGRYFSPEFATDSSTLIINEALAKSCGYAKSEDIIGKRFSQWGVEGEIVGVVQDYHFRSLQENVKPMTIRWVPYVSQYISLNLRSENLSATVSELEQQWQDLAPQRPFNYFFLDEAFDRQYRAEVRFGQLFVYFAGLAIFIACLGLLGLISYTIVQRTKEIGIRKVLGATESSIVRLLSKDFLVLVLIAFIIATPIAWYVLQQWLADFAYRTPMPWWVFALAGLTATFVAMLTVSFQSIKAALANPVDSLRNE, encoded by the coding sequence ATGAGTAAGGACAGCAAAGATAGTAAATCCCCACCCCGCTTAGCTACTCGCTTCCTCCGCTGGTACTGCCGCTCAGAGCTACTAGATGAAATAGAAGGGGATTTGTATGAGCTGTTTCAGCGACGAGTAGAAGCGAAAGGACTTCGACGAGCGCAGTTACGCTACTGGCTCAATGTGTTAATGTTCTTTCACCCTGACTATATCCGAAAACGAAAACAATATAACTCAATTAATCACACTGCCATGTTTAGAAGCTATCTGAAAGTTACCGCCCGCAATGCGGTGAAGCATAAATTTTACGCAACCATTAACGTGTTAGGCTTAGCCATCGGTATGACCTGCTGCTTGCTGATCTTTCTCTATGTCAACCATGAATTAAGCTATGATAACTTCCATTCTAAAGCGGATCGCACCTACCGAGTCGTGGTTGATATTAAAACTCCTACAGAGATCATCTACGAGAAAGGTACTTCATCTCCTATGGCAGCTTATATGAAGACTGACTTTCCCGAAGTAGAAAATATGGTGCGCATAGATGACGCTGCATTTCTTTTGCAAACGGATGATAAAACGTTTGAGGAAGATGAAGCGATGCTGGTGGACTCTACCTTTTTTGATGTTTTTAGCTTCACATTACTACAAGGCAATCCGAAAACTGCATTAAAAGAGCCATTTAGCATCGTGCTAACGGAAAAAGGTGCTCAGAAGTATTTTGGCAATGAAGACCCACTAGGTCAACAGTTGCTGATAGAGCAAGAGTATAATTGCACTGTAACCGGAGTGATGCGAGATATACCCAAGAACTCAAGTTTTGACGCTCAAGTGTTTCTTTCGCTCTCTAGTGAGCTAGAAGAACTTAACCCTACTCGATCGGAGCAGTGGGGTAATTTCGGCTACACTTCGTACGTACAATTATCTGAGGGAGCTGATCCGAAAGTGCTAGAAAGTAAACTGCCCAACTTTCTATCAAAGTACATCAGCGAGGATAACCTTAATAATGGAATGAACTACACATTGTTTCTAGAACCATTATCGAAAGTTTACTTCTCGGATCGGGGCGGATTTATCATCGGTAGTTTAACCAACGTGAGAATATTCTCAGCGATTGCCGTTTTCATCCTGTTGATTGCCTGTATTAATTTCATGAATCTGGCTACGTCCCGGGCTACCGAGCGAGCTAAGGAAGTGGGTATTAGAAAAGTAGCAGGTGCGGTTCGTCGTCAGCTAACTACGCAATTTCTCCTGGAGTCGGTGCTGCTTAGCCTGACGGCTTTTGCAATAGCACTACTTTTAGGTGAGGTGTTACTGCCTACTTTTAATCAGTTAGCAGGTAAGACCGTAGCCGATAGTGTTTTTCAGGAGACCTACTATCTACCCATTTTTACGGTGTTCACACTGATGATTGGTTTACTGGCCGGTATCTATCCAGCACTTGTGCTTTCTGGTTTCGGTTCAGCTACTATTTTGAAGGGACGTTTCAGTAGCAGTCAGCGAGGGATTGTACTACGAAAAGTGCTAGTGGTTGCCCAATTTGCCATTTCTATTGTACTAATTGCTGGTACAATGGTAGTATACGCTCAATTAGACTTCATGAAAAGCCAGTCACTAGGATTTAAAAAAGATCAGATGTTAGTGATTGATTTCCGAGGTGACCCAGCCGTACAAAAGAATATAGAAGCGATTAAACAGCAGCTCAGTGGACACCCGTCCGTGCAATCTCTATCTACCTCATCCAGTGTGCCCGGCCGGGCCAACAACCACGCGTTTACCGAAATAGAAAATCCTGATGGCGACATGCAAGCCACCAATGTCAACCAGTTCTACGTAGACCATAACTTTCTCAGTCATTACGAAATAGAGCTTACTGCGGGTCGGTACTTCTCACCGGAGTTTGCAACCGATAGCTCTACATTGATCATAAATGAGGCTTTGGCAAAAAGTTGCGGCTATGCTAAGTCAGAAGATATTATCGGAAAGCGTTTCTCGCAATGGGGAGTAGAAGGAGAAATTGTGGGAGTAGTACAAGACTACCATTTCCGCTCACTACAAGAAAATGTAAAGCCCATGACTATTCGCTGGGTACCTTATGTTTCTCAGTATATTTCGCTCAACCTACGTAGCGAAAACTTGTCTGCGACAGTATCTGAATTAGAACAGCAATGGCAAGACCTGGCTCCGCAGCGTCCGTTTAACTACTTCTTCCTTGATGAAGCTTTTGACCGACAGTATCGGGCGGAAGTTCGTTTCGGGCAGCTTTTCGTCTACTTTGCGGGTTTAGCTATTTTCATCGCTTGCCTCGGATTACTGGGATTAATTTCTTATACGATTGTGCAACGTACCAAAGAAATTGGTATCCGTAAAGTGTTAGGAGCCACCGAAAGCAGTATTGTGCGTTTGTTATCCAAAGACTTTTTGGTGCTGGTGCTCATTGCTTTCATCATTGCTACTCCTATTGCGTGGTACGTGCTACAGCAATGGCTAGCCGACTTTGCCTATCGAACGCCGATGCCTTGGTGGGTATTTGCGCTGGCTGGGTTGACAGCTACATTCGTTGCAATGCTAACCGTCAGTTTCCAATCCATCAAAGCCGCTCTGGCCAATCCGGTAGATTCTCTACGCAATGAGTAA
- a CDS encoding ABC transporter permease, which yields MKRPPHAATIFLRWYCRSELLDEVEGDLYELFQRRVETKGLQRAQLRYWLNVLMFFHPDYIRKRKYYPTNHTAMLRNYFHITFRQLQKHKAFSVINLSGLALGMAAFILILEYVGYQQSFNRFHTQLPNLYRVLFQKEGQPSMEVISPGVAAFSQENFPEVADFCRLAQGVARGTVTYYDDSLGQYLQSHLEAEPIAYADGSFFRMFSFPVLQGSPNALQSPNTIALSQSYAQKYFGDQEPIGKVLTLNNMFGNTAYTVGIVYQDMPENSDIRYDMLFSLQTLANPANRNGNDWARLDNVDAQYVYTYLLLQDGTDPKALQGQLTDYKMTLQPDDEDLIRLQPFRYVHLAQSLGDADPTFGKLPFVYMLSGIALLILLIAWLNYINLSTAGAMKRAKEVGVRKVVGARRKQLIGQFLGESFLLNSLAFGLALLLVMLVQDYFNQLTGQTLSLASLAPQHDWMLGVLLLLAGSVASGSYTAFVLSSFKPLRVLKGALGQAGKGVLLRRVLVVFQFSVSVILMIGTLVLFRQLQFMQNRDLHMDMEQLLTFYAPSVGKDDSFAQRTASFQNELEQLSFVQNYTNSGSVPGMYYNFSTSGVTSLHPAPEDEKKVYDFLNIDHRYLDTYDITLIAGKNFTPQMCESPPDQVDQVMVNEKAALELGFASAQEAIGQKILYGREREIIGVVHDYNHQSLKKAITPMIFMPRNNGVFFTVRLTTDQLPAKVSELEQRFEEYFPGNPFEFFFADERYNQQYQAEQQYQQVFTAASGLAIFIACLGLFGLATFTAQQRVKEISIRKVLGASVSSIVRLVSKDFLWLIMIANLFAWPLAWWAARHWLQDFAYQAELGWWIFVLASGAALLIAIATISFQSIKAALANPVDSLRNE from the coding sequence GTGAAGAGGCCCCCACATGCTGCTACCATTTTTCTGCGCTGGTACTGCCGCTCGGAGTTGCTCGATGAAGTAGAAGGGGACTTGTACGAACTCTTTCAACGGCGAGTGGAAACGAAAGGGTTACAACGAGCGCAGCTACGCTACTGGCTCAACGTATTGATGTTCTTTCATCCTGATTATATCCGAAAACGAAAATATTACCCTACCAATCATACCGCTATGCTTAGAAACTATTTCCACATCACTTTTCGCCAGTTGCAAAAGCACAAAGCTTTTTCGGTGATTAACCTGTCAGGACTGGCTTTGGGTATGGCTGCTTTCATCCTGATCCTGGAATATGTCGGTTATCAGCAGAGTTTCAACCGCTTTCATACGCAACTGCCCAATCTGTACCGGGTGTTATTTCAGAAAGAAGGGCAGCCAAGTATGGAGGTCATCTCGCCCGGGGTGGCTGCTTTCAGCCAAGAAAATTTTCCGGAGGTAGCCGACTTTTGCCGCCTCGCCCAAGGCGTTGCCCGGGGGACGGTCACGTATTACGACGATAGCCTGGGTCAGTACCTGCAATCGCACTTGGAAGCGGAGCCTATCGCGTATGCCGACGGTAGCTTCTTTCGTATGTTTTCGTTTCCGGTGTTGCAAGGCAGCCCGAACGCGCTGCAATCACCCAATACGATTGCCCTATCTCAATCGTATGCCCAGAAATATTTTGGCGACCAAGAGCCTATCGGTAAGGTGCTGACGCTGAATAATATGTTTGGCAATACGGCTTATACGGTAGGCATCGTCTACCAGGACATGCCCGAAAATTCCGATATCCGGTATGATATGCTCTTTTCTTTGCAGACATTGGCTAACCCGGCTAACCGTAATGGCAACGATTGGGCGAGGTTAGACAATGTAGATGCGCAATATGTATACACGTATTTGCTTCTCCAAGACGGCACCGACCCTAAAGCATTGCAAGGGCAACTTACCGACTATAAAATGACCTTACAGCCGGATGACGAGGATCTCATTCGCCTGCAGCCTTTCCGATATGTCCATTTGGCTCAATCCCTGGGCGATGCCGATCCTACGTTTGGCAAGCTGCCCTTTGTGTATATGCTGAGCGGTATTGCTTTGTTGATCTTACTCATTGCCTGGCTCAACTATATCAATCTTTCTACGGCTGGTGCGATGAAGCGGGCCAAAGAAGTAGGCGTTCGCAAAGTCGTAGGAGCTCGGCGGAAGCAGTTGATCGGGCAATTTTTGGGAGAATCTTTTCTATTGAACAGCCTGGCGTTCGGACTGGCTTTGCTACTTGTTATGCTCGTTCAGGATTATTTCAACCAACTCACCGGGCAAACGCTTTCGCTGGCCAGCCTGGCGCCGCAACATGATTGGATGTTAGGCGTCTTGTTGCTGTTGGCCGGCTCTGTGGCATCAGGCAGCTATACTGCTTTTGTACTATCTTCCTTCAAGCCACTCCGGGTACTGAAAGGCGCACTGGGCCAAGCCGGCAAGGGGGTGCTGCTTCGCCGGGTACTGGTAGTTTTCCAGTTCTCGGTTTCAGTGATACTTATGATCGGTACGTTGGTGCTGTTTCGTCAGTTGCAGTTTATGCAAAATCGCGATTTACATATGGACATGGAGCAACTGCTTACTTTTTATGCGCCTTCGGTAGGCAAAGACGATTCATTTGCGCAGCGAACCGCCTCTTTCCAAAACGAACTGGAACAATTGTCTTTTGTGCAGAACTATACCAACAGCGGCAGCGTACCGGGTATGTATTACAACTTCAGTACGTCGGGCGTGACTAGCCTTCATCCGGCACCGGAAGATGAGAAGAAGGTGTATGATTTTCTGAATATTGATCATCGTTACTTAGATACCTACGACATTACGCTCATCGCCGGAAAAAACTTTACGCCACAAATGTGCGAAAGCCCGCCCGATCAGGTAGACCAGGTGATGGTAAACGAAAAAGCGGCACTGGAACTTGGCTTTGCCTCCGCCCAGGAAGCCATTGGACAAAAGATACTGTACGGCAGAGAACGAGAGATTATCGGTGTGGTGCATGATTATAACCATCAGTCGCTCAAAAAGGCCATCACTCCTATGATCTTCATGCCGCGTAATAATGGCGTATTCTTTACGGTGCGACTCACCACAGACCAGCTACCGGCTAAGGTTAGCGAACTGGAACAGCGCTTTGAAGAATATTTTCCGGGCAACCCCTTTGAGTTCTTTTTCGCCGATGAACGCTACAACCAACAATATCAGGCGGAGCAGCAATATCAGCAGGTGTTTACGGCAGCCTCCGGTCTGGCTATCTTTATCGCTTGTCTGGGATTGTTCGGACTGGCTACCTTTACGGCACAGCAACGGGTCAAAGAGATTAGTATCCGTAAGGTATTAGGTGCTTCGGTCAGTAGCATTGTAAGGTTGGTTTCCAAAGACTTTTTGTGGTTGATTATGATTGCCAACCTGTTTGCCTGGCCCTTAGCCTGGTGGGCAGCCCGGCACTGGCTGCAAGACTTTGCCTACCAGGCTGAGTTGGGCTGGTGGATTTTTGTCCTGGCCAGTGGAGCAGCATTGTTGATCGCCATTGCTACCATCAGCTTCCAATCCATCAAAGCCGCCTTGGCCAATCCGGTAGATTCTCTGCGCAATGAGTAA